Below is a genomic region from Megalopta genalis isolate 19385.01 chromosome 10, iyMegGena1_principal, whole genome shotgun sequence.
acagattgcgcacgataatgaacaattttgaaagaggagacgcgattattcgagcattgcactcgtttttataatcacaGATTGCCaagaactatagaaacgagccgcgaggctcgatcaatcgcatctcctcctcccaaattgtccattttagtgcaaAATGCGATCGGACGTCGCGAATGTTACGCGCTCGTGACGACACGCGAAGCCATTAAATTGAAACAGGTTGAATCTGAGAAAACTAAACGGTTTCGGACCGAAACCTGATTTTCAGGTTTGTGCACAATCCCGAAATATCGTTCGCTCCGCCGCGGAATTTCGGGGCCGATCCGCGAGAATTCGAAAATTTCGAGTCGCGGCGATGTTATTAATATTGGTCCACGAATTGTGTCATCGATGCTAGAGTACTAAATATCCAATTGAAATAATATCAGAGCACCCAAAATGTTCCCAAAAAAAGTTCCGcggatatttttcaatttactcAAAGAACAAAATACGCGGGAGGAAATCGAATTGTTCCACGCGATAGGGCGAACTTTCGACTCGCGGATGGCGTTTGTTAAATACAGAAATCTCGTTCCGTTTTCCAAGCACGAGCGAAATTGTTTCgcgagacgcgccgcgccggccgccAGTGGTGCTCAACGCTGCCGCGATCGTGAAATTTCGGGCCCCTCTTTCGAACGATCTTATCGCCGGAAATAACAGCTTCGACGTTTTTCGAGATCAAAGGACGCAGATTACGATGCGGAAAATAACGCGTTTGAATTTTTGCAAGTATGGTCGTCGAAGCTTCGCGTCGCAACGCTACCGCGATCGTGAAATTTCGGGCCTTTCTTAGCACGATATTATCGCCGAAAATAACAGATTGCGATGCGGGAAATAACGCGTTTGAATCTTTGCAAGTATGCTCGTCGAAGCTTCGCGTGGCAGTAGCCTGAACGTAGCTTTAGGTTTCGCGTTCGATCCATAGAGCCGGAGGAACATGCGCTTTCGTGCTCGCCACCCGTTCGGTGGCTTTTCAGTAGGTTTTCCCTCGAGCTCGCGGCCCGTTGTTTACTCGCCAGATCTCTCGGCTAACGGCGTCGAAAAATAACATGTGAAAGTTCACCGAACGACGCGATCGTTTCTCAAACGATCGGATCCACCTCGGATCCGCGGCTCGATCGATTCACCGAAAGCATCGCGTCGATCGCTTTTCGAAAAGGTTCGTCGTCCGCCAGCTCTCCTCTCTGCTCGTTGTTCCTCTTCAGGCTTCGCAGGCTTTCGGCTTGTTTCCGACGCATCCTTCGATCTCTCCGTTTCATTTTTTTGAAAACGCTTCGACGCTTTTCGCAAATATCTTCTCGATTCGAACGATCGTGGGGGTTGAAAGCCTGGGAGAAAGAGGAGCTGTTTACGTTCGCGTTGTCGTCGAATTTCTTTACAAGTACGAACTATGTTTCGATGAGAAACTGAAGAAGCAGCTTTGTCGAATAAAAGTAGCATTTCATTCGATAAAGACGTCGAGAGTCCGTTCGCGAATAATTTAGTTAATAGTGGCAACGAATCTGTCCGGACAAATCGCTTGTTTAATAACGAATGTTAATTTCTGTCCGTTTAATTTTCACATcgcttaataatatatttcgTCAACGCTTCGATTACCTATCACGAGTGTTAATTATCGAGTAACTTATTAAGTAAAAGTTCGACAATTAAGACCGTCGTGAAAAATGTAAAGACGTGGACACCGTAATCACGACGGAATAAGTAGCTTTCGTGTAATTGATACTTCGTGTAAATGATAGTAACGATAATAACGATAACAACGacaataacaaaaatataatacagtaataataattagcgtaatacaataataatgaaATGAAGTGACGTGTGCACAGTAATCACGACGCAATAAATAGCTTTCGTGAAAATTGATACTTCGTATAAATGATGGTaacgataatagtaataacaacgacaataataaaaatataatactgtaataataataataatataatatagtaataataataataataataataataataatacaatataaatgacaATAAGTAACTCAATGTAtagcataataatataatacagtaataataataataataatacaatataattgacaaTTAGTAACTCAATGTTTAGAACGGCTATTAACAGAATTGACTATAAAAAGTGCGTTTGTTTTTCCCAGATGTCTTCACGCGAGCTGAATCGAGTCTGGCTGAGGATCGTGTTCGTTCTCTGTGCATCGGGCGCGATGGAGTGCTACAACGTGCCGTGCACGTTCAATTCGATGTGCATGTGCTGGGTACAAGACGATCACGACTTCACGAAAATGGACATCAGCTGTATGGGAACGCCGTTCGCCAGATTTCCCGGTGCGTAAACCGAATAACCGGTGCGAAAAGCCGCGAAGCATCGTCGTACCATTTTCTCGCAAACGTCGATGACCCTGtgtcgatgatgatgatgatgatgattttACTGTGACAACAGATGTGATCGTGAGCTACGTGGCTCAGCTGGACGTGGTCGGTACCGGTCTGCAATCGCTGGACGACGACGCGCTCTCCGGCATAGTGGACGTCGAAGCGCTGGGACTGATGAGCAATCGGTTGTCGAATATCGGCAACAAGTCGCTCTCGTGAGTCCGATTCATCCCTAAAAAGTCTCGTGCTTTTGTTGCCGTTCTGGTCTCGCGACAGGAAGCGTAATTCCCGGCGGAACTTTACGCGATTAATACGAATTTTCCTCGTCGCCGGCGGCAAATAAGGGAACCGAATAGGAATTCTTTTTCATTCTAGATGACCTCGataagttaaccctttgcactcgaaacgatTTCAACTCTAGATCTAGATTAACTTTTCTGTCTTACAGTAGATTCCATTTGATGCGATAAAATGCGTTTCATGCgtatgaaatcgagtcttgtgactcTTATACAGCGGTTAGACTTTCAACAactttttatatctaagctttggtggtataaaaatgtttatatctcggagtcgccactcgagtgcaaagggttacaaATATTGTATTGTCAATTTAATCTTGCATCGTTTCGAACATCTTTGCCGAGGCTACAAGATTACCCATCTCCGGTTCTTGGCCGACCGTGAAACTTTCTACCGATCCGTAGTTAATGAAACCATTTGTCTAAGCGGCGTCCTTCTCTTGTCAGACGGAGGATTTACGTTCGGACGCGGCGAGTAATAATTAAATGCAACCTTAATGAGTAGAAAATACGATGATTTATGTCTGCCGGCCTGGTTTAATGCTACATCGACCATCTATAAGATCTGTGTTAAGTTTTTTTCTAGTCTGTTGAAAACTATTCGCTTTTATTCTGTCGAAGATCGTTAACTTTTATTCTGTTAAAAACTATCAGATTATTGCTAGATATGCTTATAATTATGAAGACATGTAAATGTAACTTTGTGagcaaagtacagtaatttttccccgattgtccttcagcttgtagacaAAAGGGAAAATtagggaacaggagatacgattattcgagcatcgcggctcatttttatagtctcagatcgtcgacaattataaaaacgaggtgtaaGGCGcacataatcgtatctcctcttcccaaatcgtccattttcgtctacaagctgaaggagaatTGTGAAGAATTTACTTTGCTCACGATGTTACATTTACATATCTTCATAATTATAAGCATATCTAGTAATAATCTGATAGTTTctttaaatcgttcatttttgtttgcaagctgaaggaaaatcggggagaatttactgcatttgcAAAAGAACGCCTGCATATATTAGTTTAAATAAAAGTTGCGATTTCTAAGGAGTCAGtgcattaataataacaatatttcataataataataaataacgtaatattatatatatatatatatatatatatatatatatatatatataatattataatattataatattatattcgcTCGACAACGCTCGAGACGATCCACGGAAGAAAGATGGAAGCGCTCAGCCGTGGCATAGAAAGACAGACAGATTCGTTCATGGTTGCAACAATCTCATAACATCGCGCTAGCTCGCGTTCGATGCGCAATCTATAGCTCCTCCAGATTGCGTCCGTAGAAAGATttatgtttctttctttttcgaaGATAAAAAAGCAATTCACGCCTGCACCGGCTCTGTTATTAGAGGTATCGCGGACAGTTTGCGCTCGTTGGATCTCAGTTACAATGCCCTGGAGGACGTACCTTTCGAGGCCTTTCGCGAGCTACGGAAATTGGACTGGCTGAACATGCACAGGTGAGCGTACAGACACGATCCGCCGGACACGTAACGCTTATTAAACCACTGTTCGACTTCAACGGTATTTTTCCCTATCGAAAAACAATGCTTAATCGATGCGCGAAATTCTTTTCTAACCATTGTTTTGAAAATTACAAAACTGGGGTCGCTAAAACCGCTGTGACCTGtaaaccaggggtgtcaaactcgcggcccgagatgaacatttttgatgtcaagtatcaggacgtaaacaataatttaactttatatatgtttattacaatgtactagtcaaaataaaaatatttgtttctatgaacattgatcttttttttgcagcccacctaaagttaagcattgtttatttggcccaagttagctttctagtttgacacccctgctgtaaACTAATCATTGAAATGTCGTGAAATTTTCACGCGTATCGTTCGAAGAATGCTACTATCCAAAAATCGTATAGGTTTGTCGCCATATATGTGTCAGACCGGAGACTTATCGAGCGGCGTGTTAAATTTCGAAACGATCCTAAACGAGTGCTCTGTTCCAGCAACCATGTGACGACGTTGGACGGCGACTGGGGCCGCATCAAGGACACGTTGACGAACGTGTTCTTCGGAGACAACTCGATCATCGAGATACCGAAAGTTTTCGCGACGTTCAAGGCCCTGGTCTGGCTGAAcctggacaacaacaacatcgaGGACCTGTCCCAGGACAGCTTGCCGCCCAACATGCGCACCCTGAGCTTGAACAGCAACCTGCTGAAGCGGTTCCCGTCGCCGCTGAGGACCCTGAAGCATCTTACGTGGCTGTACTTGCGCGGCAACGACATGAAAAGCCTCGAGCTGCCCGACTTCGAAAGCTCGAGCTTGGAGCTGGTGGACGTCAGCGAGAATTGCATCGAGTCGGTCCGGCTGCTCGGCGGCCGTTCGAATCGAACCTTGAGGATCAAGGAGTTCAATCTGGACAGCAACAAGCTGTCCACCCTGCCCGCCGGCGGCTTCGACGGCATCGACATCAAGAGGATCCATTTGTCCTCGAACTCGATCAAGAACATCGACGACGACGCTTTCCACGGGCTGGAGGACACCCTCGAGTACCTGAATCTGGAGACCAACGATCTGCCGAATGTGCCCACCGCTGTCACCCGATTGAGAAAACTGTCCTATCTGTATCTAGCCAATAACGACATAAGGAATATCTCCGGAGACGCGTTCCAAGAGTTCGCTGAGAATTTGCGAGCCCTTTCGCTCGCCACCAACAGCCTGGACATGGTTCCAGTTTCGGCGCTGAGCAGGTACAGACGTTTCTCCGGGATTCGCCGGTACTCCCGGCCCTGTAATCGATTTTCTGGCTACGCGGATGCTAGTCGGTGAACGTGTCGCGGcactgttttttcgttaataactcgtaaacgaggccgcgattgcatttttgcaaagggaaaagttacttcgaatgaccttagAAACCCGCCATTTTGGGACAATATTATTTGTACGATAACTTTGGGACACCGTGTGGAGAAATCTTGAAGAGCAGCAAGACTTTTATTGTCATTTTAATAGCACAAGTAGATTGTGAATTTCAACGTAGATTATCGTTGCTATACCCTAGAGTGTAACAATTGTTTCACGTCGACAGAAAAATGGGGACACTTTATTCAAAGAACTGAATCGATGTCAATGGCTACTGGTGTTTTTTCGAAACAGGTGCCAGAGGCTACTGCACTTAAATCTCGGTTACAACAAGATCTCTCACGTACAACCCGGCGATTTCGAGTGGGCGGAGGACCTTGAGATTCTGCTGCTTAGGAATAATATCTTGACGAAGTTGAGCAAGGAGACTTTCAAAGGAGCAGGTAAATTCTACGCTTGTCGCAGTTCGATTGCTTTCGTCGAATCATTTTAGATGCTTTGCAGTACATTAAAAAAGtaaatatatcatttatatgatataatattatttatattatattatattattattatatttattatattattattatattatattattttatattttattattattatatattatattattattatattattatattatttaaatatgctGAAAAATGTCCGACATGTCTGGCGCCTCCGATCAGTCGCGCTctcgttaaatattttttaaagacGTTCAAATGTTCACGATGTTACAAAAACGTATACCGTCTCGTTCGGAAGAATCTGCGCAATAATTCTACGTAAAGATTATTCGTGCAGCTGCTGCAACCAAAGCAGGACGACTCCTCAAAGTCGAACATTTCTGCGGAACCGAACGCGAGCGAGAAAACGACCGAACTCATCGAAACGAAAAGCGTGGCGTTGGTGCGATCAACGAGCGTAATTACGAATAAATTTTCCAGGCAAATTAAAGGAGCTCAGCCTGTCGTTCAACCACCTGACGGAGCTCGACGACGACTGTTTCGTCGGCATCGAGGACAGTCTGAACATCCTCGAGCTGAGCTTCGCGTTCGCGACGGACGTTTTCCCGCAAAGGGCGCTGCGGCCCCTCTCGAATCTGCTCTGGCTGGTCCTGGACAACAATAACTTCCAGAAAATCGAGGCGACGGCGTTCTACTCGTTCCAGGACCTGCGGTACGTCAACCTGGAATCGAATCGGCTCCACTATCTCCCGGAACGGATATTCTTGTCCAGCGTCCATCCGGAGCTGAGGGACGTGAAGCTCGGCTACAATTTTCTCGAGGCCATACCGGAGTTCAGTTTCCACAATTTGACCCAACTGAAGTCCCTGGATCTAACCGGGAACCGGATCAAGGTTCTCGCGTCGGAGTCCATCGTCGACTGCCCGAAATTGGTCACGATATCGTTGGCGTACAACAGGATCTACAAAATGGAGAGAAACGCGTTCTACGGGCTGCCGAGCCTGCGGTTCCTTCATTTGGAGTTCAACAAGCTGACCGCGTTGGATCTGGAGGCGATCTCGGAGATCGGCGGGCCGGATTTCGCGCTGAACGTTTCGTACAACGCGATCTCGTTGATACACTCCGCCGGCTCCATGAACAACCTGACGAGACTCGACTTGAGCTTCAACAACATCAGCCAGCTGCCCGCCGACACGTTCACCAGCACGCCGGACCTGAAACATCTCGATCTGGGGAACAATCTGTTGGTCGTTCTCGAATCAGGTAGCTAGACACGACGCAGGAAATGCACTGAAATTCTCCCGCTTTACTGGGATTTGCTGGGAAATTGAAACGTTTGCGTTGGTCGTGTTAGCTGTAACACGTCACTCGATAAGTCTCGTGCGTATAAAATGTCAAATTTCTGTTACTTTTAGAAAATACCGCGGTAATTGGGCCGTCCGCGCGTAACACCCGCGCTTCCCTTATTGTCGAGCGATGCGTTAATTATCGCGCGCAAGAATGATATTGATCGCTTGGGTacagatttatttgaaaaattcttGCCTTTGGAATGAATTTAATGTGCCGAAGCGCGGAATAGTATATAAGCCGAACCTGTTCCGCAGCTCCCTCGCATCCTAACGGAAATCGTTGTTTCAGTCATTGCAATATTCTAGGTACCTTCCAACTGAGCTACCTGGAAACGTTGAGCTTGCGAGACAACAAGCTGGAGACCTTGAAGGGGCAGTCGTTTCACGGTTTGGCGATGCTGCAGCAGCTGGACCTGAGCGGCAACCAGATCAGTCAGCTGTCCGAGGAACAGTTCCGCAATCTGAAGAACCTGCGGATCTTGAACGTGTCGAACAACCGGCTGGGATCCTTGCCGAGGGACGTTTTCAAAGGAACGAAGCTGGAGATTCTGGATCTGAGTTACAACAAGTTCACCGCCGTCCCATCGTCATCTCTCCACAAGGTCGGCTACACCCTGAGAGACCTTAATCTGGCGGACAATTACGTGGACCGGCTCGATTCGACCGCTTTCCCGACGTCGTAC
It encodes:
- the LOC117222756 gene encoding uncharacterized protein LOC117222756 isoform X2, with the translated sequence MHSNHVTTLDGDWGRIKDTLTNVFFGDNSIIEIPKVFATFKALVWLNLDNNNIEDLSQDSLPPNMRTLSLNSNLLKRFPSPLRTLKHLTWLYLRGNDMKSLELPDFESSSLELVDVSENCIESVRLLGGRSNRTLRIKEFNLDSNKLSTLPAGGFDGIDIKRIHLSSNSIKNIDDDAFHGLEDTLEYLNLETNDLPNVPTAVTRLRKLSYLYLANNDIRNISGDAFQEFAENLRALSLATNSLDMVPVSALSRCQRLLHLNLGYNKISHVQPGDFEWAEDLEILLLRNNILTKLSKETFKGAGKLKELSLSFNHLTELDDDCFVGIEDSLNILELSFAFATDVFPQRALRPLSNLLWLVLDNNNFQKIEATAFYSFQDLRYVNLESNRLHYLPERIFLSSVHPELRDVKLGYNFLEAIPEFSFHNLTQLKSLDLTGNRIKVLASESIVDCPKLVTISLAYNRIYKMERNAFYGLPSLRFLHLEFNKLTALDLEAISEIGGPDFALNVSYNAISLIHSAGSMNNLTRLDLSFNNISQLPADTFTSTPDLKHLDLGNNLLVVLESGTFQLSYLETLSLRDNKLETLKGQSFHGLAMLQQLDLSGNQISQLSEEQFRNLKNLRILNVSNNRLGSLPRDVFKGTKLEILDLSYNKFTAVPSSSLHKVGYTLRDLNLADNYVDRLDSTAFPTSYMVSLNLAHNRLTILPDNSFVSLGKLLRLNVSHSVLQANFKELCHYLPSLRQLFMVNCGFREIPQLPLTNLNVLDLSLNHVDTTTDKQFEFLKDLRVLLLPNNSLTSMPNVKLNLLRELDVSGNPIEQLTKESFMDYPRLEYLKLTNLNRTRSVDKDCLRVLKYLKHLRIQTWPEAEGFHLRQLLTGLPLRTCEIQVTEHLLKHQIQNVFTKQLRELTISGSDLEVISSEAFSTIEGGELILRIKDTRVRRLQSDIFLSLTKRLSQLTLDLRNNHINELSPSVIYGNLSWESVGTNMVAGGLQVSGNPLECDCEIAWLSLWLRRWLRESRQIHTASQSDARQLRMIAGRAVCTETTPSYSSDKVLLTLGTPHTACQASALSSGNYERLATTWLAIVDIILLTVIVN
- the LOC117222756 gene encoding uncharacterized protein LOC117222756 isoform X1, whose product is MSSRELNRVWLRIVFVLCASGAMECYNVPCTFNSMCMCWVQDDHDFTKMDISCMGTPFARFPDVIVSYVAQLDVVGTGLQSLDDDALSGIVDVEALGLMSNRLSNIGNKSLSGIADSLRSLDLSYNALEDVPFEAFRELRKLDWLNMHSNHVTTLDGDWGRIKDTLTNVFFGDNSIIEIPKVFATFKALVWLNLDNNNIEDLSQDSLPPNMRTLSLNSNLLKRFPSPLRTLKHLTWLYLRGNDMKSLELPDFESSSLELVDVSENCIESVRLLGGRSNRTLRIKEFNLDSNKLSTLPAGGFDGIDIKRIHLSSNSIKNIDDDAFHGLEDTLEYLNLETNDLPNVPTAVTRLRKLSYLYLANNDIRNISGDAFQEFAENLRALSLATNSLDMVPVSALSRCQRLLHLNLGYNKISHVQPGDFEWAEDLEILLLRNNILTKLSKETFKGAGKLKELSLSFNHLTELDDDCFVGIEDSLNILELSFAFATDVFPQRALRPLSNLLWLVLDNNNFQKIEATAFYSFQDLRYVNLESNRLHYLPERIFLSSVHPELRDVKLGYNFLEAIPEFSFHNLTQLKSLDLTGNRIKVLASESIVDCPKLVTISLAYNRIYKMERNAFYGLPSLRFLHLEFNKLTALDLEAISEIGGPDFALNVSYNAISLIHSAGSMNNLTRLDLSFNNISQLPADTFTSTPDLKHLDLGNNLLVVLESGTFQLSYLETLSLRDNKLETLKGQSFHGLAMLQQLDLSGNQISQLSEEQFRNLKNLRILNVSNNRLGSLPRDVFKGTKLEILDLSYNKFTAVPSSSLHKVGYTLRDLNLADNYVDRLDSTAFPTSYMVSLNLAHNRLTILPDNSFVSLGKLLRLNVSHSVLQANFKELCHYLPSLRQLFMVNCGFREIPQLPLTNLNVLDLSLNHVDTTTDKQFEFLKDLRVLLLPNNSLTSMPNVKLNLLRELDVSGNPIEQLTKESFMDYPRLEYLKLTNLNRTRSVDKDCLRVLKYLKHLRIQTWPEAEGFHLRQLLTGLPLRTCEIQVTEHLLKHQIQNVFTKQLRELTISGSDLEVISSEAFSTIEGGELILRIKDTRVRRLQSDIFLSLTKRLSQLTLDLRNNHINELSPSVIYGNLSWESVGTNMVAGGLQVSGNPLECDCEIAWLSLWLRRWLRESRQIHTASQSDARQLRMIAGRAVCTETTPSYSSDKVLLTLGTPHTACQASALSSGNYERLATTWLAIVDIILLTVIVN